One window from the genome of Kaistella carnis encodes:
- a CDS encoding sodium:solute symporter: MNPLVLLLIIIAYFALLLWVAYRTGKGSNNESFFIGNRKSNWMLVAFGMIGTSLSGVTFVSVPGAVGADQFHYLQITIGYLIGYIVIAYVLLPLYYRLKLTSIYGYLQQRMGKLSYKSGAWIFIVSRLVGATARLYLVVNILQLTILDSLGVPFIVTTLVILGMIILYTYEGGVKTIVWTDTLQTTCMLLGLIICSVYMMKHLDLNFMESISEMNKLGYTEVFNTDVNSKAFFFKQILAGAFITITMTGIDQEMMQKSLSVTKLKDSQKNMVTLGFILVVVISLFLFMGGLLHLYGNTEHVASSGDQLFPDIALNHMPPFISIIFIVALISALFPSADGAMTALTSSLCIDVFGLREKPISQKEQEKFRKRVHLIVAFAFLVMVIIFKLINDNSMIGLILKMAGFTYGPLLGLFAFGIFTKFQVKDKWVPYVCIASPVISFLIDKYQENFFGDFKIGLELLIINGLITFFGLWLIRKK, from the coding sequence ATGAATCCACTCGTGTTGCTGTTGATCATTATTGCGTATTTTGCACTTTTACTTTGGGTCGCTTACCGAACCGGAAAAGGCAGTAACAACGAAAGTTTTTTTATTGGAAACCGAAAAAGCAACTGGATGCTTGTTGCGTTTGGAATGATCGGAACCTCGCTTTCGGGCGTGACTTTCGTGTCGGTTCCGGGAGCTGTTGGCGCAGATCAATTTCATTATCTGCAAATTACAATTGGTTATTTGATAGGATATATCGTCATCGCATACGTGCTTCTCCCCCTTTATTACCGCTTAAAACTGACCTCTATTTACGGTTATCTGCAACAGCGAATGGGGAAACTTTCTTACAAATCCGGAGCCTGGATCTTCATCGTTTCGCGTTTGGTAGGTGCAACGGCGAGATTATATTTGGTGGTGAATATTCTGCAGCTCACCATTTTAGACAGTCTAGGGGTTCCGTTTATTGTGACGACACTGGTTATTTTGGGAATGATCATTCTGTATACTTATGAAGGTGGCGTAAAAACCATTGTCTGGACCGATACTTTGCAAACAACGTGTATGCTTCTGGGATTGATCATTTGCTCGGTTTATATGATGAAGCATCTGGATTTAAACTTCATGGAAAGTATTTCCGAAATGAATAAACTGGGCTATACCGAGGTTTTCAATACGGATGTAAACAGCAAAGCTTTCTTTTTTAAACAGATTTTAGCCGGTGCTTTTATCACCATTACAATGACCGGAATTGATCAGGAAATGATGCAGAAATCCTTGTCGGTAACCAAACTGAAAGATTCGCAGAAAAATATGGTCACGCTAGGATTTATTCTGGTTGTTGTTATTTCCCTATTCCTGTTTATGGGTGGACTTTTGCACCTTTATGGAAACACAGAACATGTGGCAAGTTCCGGAGATCAATTGTTCCCGGATATCGCCTTGAATCATATGCCTCCATTTATTTCCATCATCTTTATTGTGGCTTTAATTTCAGCGCTGTTCCCAAGTGCAGATGGCGCGATGACGGCTTTAACTTCGTCACTGTGTATTGATGTTTTTGGGTTGAGAGAAAAACCAATTTCCCAAAAAGAGCAGGAGAAATTCAGAAAGAGAGTTCACTTGATTGTGGCGTTTGCCTTTTTGGTCATGGTTATTATTTTCAAATTGATCAATGACAATTCGATGATCGGTTTGATTCTGAAAATGGCTGGATTTACCTATGGACCACTACTCGGATTGTTTGCGTTCGGAATTTTCACCAAATTCCAGGTGAAGGACAAATGGGTTCCTTATGTTTGTATCGCTTCGCCGGTTATTTCGTTTTTGATCGATAAATACCAAGAGAACTTTTTCGGTGATTTCAAAATTGGTCTGGAGTTGTTGATTATTAATGGATTGATTACGTTCTTTGGATTGTGGTTGATTCGGAAGAAATAA
- a CDS encoding AbiH family protein, whose protein sequence is MNRLILVGNGFDLAHGLKTSYNDFIDDFWSSIVSTMTNSANRQSRYYKDDVIKVENTDSLELSFLSRMPVTNFETFKQCLQTYNYNLSIHNRFFTHINDHKSIRNWVDIENEYYQLLDRCSDSNYSIDALNRDFSVVKNLFIDYLKKINLTLIPKERIKNLIFERFYLKDFIQESQSKILNEVEKYLGIQFEKLNLQNDISLESRRFQKLFLEFQSNENSEIETINFLKARVDDLHTKSSIEIFKLDPKQTLFLNFNYTDSLKYYIDSRYENLVNIHGELLNKDKPVIFGFGDDVDEKYKHFENLNDNRYLENFKSIAYLQTRNYKKFLEFIDSEEYQVFIVGHSCGISDRTMLNTIFEHDNCKSVKPFFHKRPDGSDNYTEIVQNISRNFNDKKKYRDRVVNKTDCERLT, encoded by the coding sequence ATGAATAGATTAATTTTAGTAGGAAATGGTTTCGATTTAGCACATGGATTAAAAACCAGTTATAACGATTTTATCGATGATTTCTGGTCATCTATCGTTTCAACAATGACTAATTCTGCGAATCGACAGAGCCGTTATTATAAAGATGATGTTATTAAAGTCGAAAATACAGATAGTTTAGAATTATCGTTCTTATCACGAATGCCTGTGACTAACTTTGAAACTTTTAAACAATGTTTGCAGACTTATAATTATAACCTTTCAATTCATAATCGTTTTTTTACTCATATAAATGACCATAAATCAATCAGAAATTGGGTAGATATTGAAAACGAATATTATCAATTATTAGACAGATGCAGCGATTCTAATTATTCAATTGATGCTTTAAATAGAGACTTTAGTGTAGTAAAAAATCTATTTATAGATTACCTAAAAAAAATTAATCTAACACTGATTCCGAAAGAACGAATTAAAAATTTAATTTTTGAGAGATTTTATCTGAAGGATTTTATTCAAGAATCGCAATCAAAGATTTTAAATGAAGTTGAAAAATATTTAGGAATTCAGTTTGAAAAATTAAATTTACAAAATGATATATCTTTAGAGTCAAGAAGATTTCAAAAATTATTTCTAGAATTTCAAAGTAATGAAAATTCAGAAATAGAAACTATCAATTTTCTAAAAGCAAGAGTTGATGATCTACATACTAAAAGTTCTATTGAAATATTTAAATTAGATCCAAAACAAACTCTATTCTTAAATTTCAATTACACTGATTCTCTTAAATATTATATAGATAGTCGATACGAAAATCTTGTTAATATTCATGGTGAATTATTGAACAAAGATAAACCGGTAATATTCGGATTCGGTGATGATGTCGATGAAAAATATAAACATTTCGAAAACCTTAACGATAATCGTTATTTAGAGAATTTCAAGTCAATTGCTTACTTACAAACACGCAATTATAAAAAGTTTTTAGAATTTATTGATTCAGAGGAATATCAAGTCTTTATCGTAGGTCATTCTTGTGGAATTTCAGATAGAACAATGCTCAATACGATTTTTGAACATGACAACTGTAAATCTGTAAAGCCATTCTTTCACAAAAGGCCAGATGGCAGCGATAATTACACAGAAATAGTTCAAAATATTTCAAGAAACTTTAATGATAAGAAGAAATATAGAGATAGAGTTGTCAATAAAACAGATTGTGAACGTTTGACATAA